Proteins encoded in a region of the Labrus mixtus chromosome 19, fLabMix1.1, whole genome shotgun sequence genome:
- the tmem14ca gene encoding transmembrane protein 14C isoform X2 has protein sequence MTVDWVGYGYAALIASGGAIGYVKAGSVPSLAAGLLFGGLAGLGAYQISNDPKNIWVSLATSGALTGVMGKRFYGSRKFMPAGLMAGASLVMVGKLSLALLQKPQES, from the exons ATGACTGTGGATTGGGTAGGTTATGGATACGCAGCTCTCATCGCTTCTGGAGGAGCCATTGGTTATGTGAAAGCAG GCAGTGTCCCATCCCTTGCTGCTGGTCTTCTCTTTGGCGGTCTCGCTGGTTTAGGTGCCTACCAAATCTCCAATGACCCCAAAAACATTTGGGTGTCCCTGG CGACATCTGGAGCTCTGACTGGAGTCATGGGAAAGAGGTTCTATGGATCCAGGAAGTTCATGCCAGCTGGCTTGATGGCTGGAGCAAG TCTTGTGATGGTGGGAAAGCTAAGTCTCGCATTGCTCCAGAAGCCCCAGGAGTCCTGA
- the tfap2a gene encoding transcription factor AP-2-alpha isoform X1 — protein sequence MKMLWKLTDNIKYEDCEDRHDGTSNGTARLPQLGGVGQSPYTSAPPLSHTPNSDFQPPYFPPPYQPIYPQSQDPYSHVNDPYSLNSLHAQPQPQHPGWPGQRQSQESGLLHQHRSLPHQLCREYRREVLLPSGHGIDTGLSDSIPIHGIPHSLEDVQVRKRLPAFDFPVDDQGIHIPDQTVIKKGPVSLSKHNNISSIPVNKDGLFGGVVNPNEVFCSVPGRLSLLSSTSKYKVTVAEVQRRLSPPECLNASLLGGVLRRAKSKNGGRSLREKLDKIGLNLPAGRRKAANVTLLTSLVEGEAVHLARDFGYVCETEFPAKAVAEYVNRQHSDPNEQVQRKNMLLATKQVCKEFTDLLSQDRSPLGNSRPQPILEPGIQSCLTHFSLISHGFGTPALCAAVTALQNYLTEAIKAMDKMYLNNNPNSHSDNGTKGGDKDEKHRK from the exons ATGAAAATGCTTTGGAAATTAACTgataacattaaatatgaagattGCGAG GACCGTCACGACGGCACCAGCAATGGGACAGCCAGGCTACCTCAGCTGGGCGGCGTGGGCCAGAGTCCCTACACGAGCGCCCCTCCGCTCTCTCACACGCCAAACTCGGACTTCCAGCCCCCGTACTTCCCTCCACCATACCAGCCCATCTACCCGCAGTCTCAGGACCCTTACTCACACGTCAACGACCCGTACTCCCTCAACTCTCTGCACGCCCAGCCGCAGCCGCAGCACCCGGGCTGGCCGGGCCAGAGGCAAAGTCAGGAGAGCGGCCTGCTGCACCAGCACCGCAGCCTGCCCCACCAGCTGTGCCGGGAGTACCGCAGGGAAGTGCTGCTACCGTCCGGCCACGGCATCGACACGGGACTGTCAGACTCTATCCCTATCCATGGAATACCTCACTCTTTAGAAGACGTGCAGGTGAGGAAGCGTTTACCTGCCTTTGATTTT CCTGTTGATGATCAAGGAATCCACATTCCAGACCAGACTGTAATTAAAAAAG GTCCAGTGTCTTTATCCAAGCACAACAACATCTCCTCCATCCCCGTGAATAAGGACGGTCTTTTTGGAGGGGTGGTAAACCCCAACGAGGTTTTCTGCTCTGTTCCGGGTCGCCTGTCCCTCCTCAGCTCAACATCCAAGTACAAGGTCACGGTTGCAGAGGTGCAGAGACGCCTCTCGCCGCCCGAGTGCCTCAACGCCTCTCTGCTAGGCGGGGTGCTGAGGAG gGCCAAATCCAAAAACGGAGGAAGATCCTTAAGAGAGAAGCTAGATAAAATCGGTTTGAATCTACCTGCGGGAAGACGCAAGGCAGCCAACGTCACCTTGCTGACGTCACTAGTCGAAG gcGAAGCAGTCCATCTTGCCAGAGATTTCGGTTATGTATGTGAGACCGAGTTTCCAGCCAAGGCAGTAGCTGAATATGTAAACCGTCAGCACTCCGACCCGAACGAACAAgtccaaagaaaaaacatgctaTTGGCCACAAA gcaAGTGTGCAAAGAGTTCACAGACCTCCTTTCCCAGGACCGCTCGCCGCTGGGAAACTCACGGCCGCAGCCCATCCTCGAACCGGGAATCCAAAGCTGTTTGACCCACTTCAGTCTAATCTCGCACGGCTTCGGGACCCCGGCACTGTGCGCGGCCGTCACGGCCCTTCAGAACTATCTGACCGAGGCTATCAAAGCCATGGACAAAATGTACCTCAACAACAACCCCAACAGTCACTCAGATAACGGCACTAAAGGCGGAGACAAAGACGAGAAGCACAGAAAGTGA
- the tfap2a gene encoding transcription factor AP-2-alpha isoform X2: MSIMGKMGEWQDRHDGTSNGTARLPQLGGVGQSPYTSAPPLSHTPNSDFQPPYFPPPYQPIYPQSQDPYSHVNDPYSLNSLHAQPQPQHPGWPGQRQSQESGLLHQHRSLPHQLCREYRREVLLPSGHGIDTGLSDSIPIHGIPHSLEDVQVRKRLPAFDFPVDDQGIHIPDQTVIKKGPVSLSKHNNISSIPVNKDGLFGGVVNPNEVFCSVPGRLSLLSSTSKYKVTVAEVQRRLSPPECLNASLLGGVLRRAKSKNGGRSLREKLDKIGLNLPAGRRKAANVTLLTSLVEGEAVHLARDFGYVCETEFPAKAVAEYVNRQHSDPNEQVQRKNMLLATKQVCKEFTDLLSQDRSPLGNSRPQPILEPGIQSCLTHFSLISHGFGTPALCAAVTALQNYLTEAIKAMDKMYLNNNPNSHSDNGTKGGDKDEKHRK; this comes from the exons ATGTCAATTATGGGCAAAATGGGGGAATGGCAG GACCGTCACGACGGCACCAGCAATGGGACAGCCAGGCTACCTCAGCTGGGCGGCGTGGGCCAGAGTCCCTACACGAGCGCCCCTCCGCTCTCTCACACGCCAAACTCGGACTTCCAGCCCCCGTACTTCCCTCCACCATACCAGCCCATCTACCCGCAGTCTCAGGACCCTTACTCACACGTCAACGACCCGTACTCCCTCAACTCTCTGCACGCCCAGCCGCAGCCGCAGCACCCGGGCTGGCCGGGCCAGAGGCAAAGTCAGGAGAGCGGCCTGCTGCACCAGCACCGCAGCCTGCCCCACCAGCTGTGCCGGGAGTACCGCAGGGAAGTGCTGCTACCGTCCGGCCACGGCATCGACACGGGACTGTCAGACTCTATCCCTATCCATGGAATACCTCACTCTTTAGAAGACGTGCAGGTGAGGAAGCGTTTACCTGCCTTTGATTTT CCTGTTGATGATCAAGGAATCCACATTCCAGACCAGACTGTAATTAAAAAAG GTCCAGTGTCTTTATCCAAGCACAACAACATCTCCTCCATCCCCGTGAATAAGGACGGTCTTTTTGGAGGGGTGGTAAACCCCAACGAGGTTTTCTGCTCTGTTCCGGGTCGCCTGTCCCTCCTCAGCTCAACATCCAAGTACAAGGTCACGGTTGCAGAGGTGCAGAGACGCCTCTCGCCGCCCGAGTGCCTCAACGCCTCTCTGCTAGGCGGGGTGCTGAGGAG gGCCAAATCCAAAAACGGAGGAAGATCCTTAAGAGAGAAGCTAGATAAAATCGGTTTGAATCTACCTGCGGGAAGACGCAAGGCAGCCAACGTCACCTTGCTGACGTCACTAGTCGAAG gcGAAGCAGTCCATCTTGCCAGAGATTTCGGTTATGTATGTGAGACCGAGTTTCCAGCCAAGGCAGTAGCTGAATATGTAAACCGTCAGCACTCCGACCCGAACGAACAAgtccaaagaaaaaacatgctaTTGGCCACAAA gcaAGTGTGCAAAGAGTTCACAGACCTCCTTTCCCAGGACCGCTCGCCGCTGGGAAACTCACGGCCGCAGCCCATCCTCGAACCGGGAATCCAAAGCTGTTTGACCCACTTCAGTCTAATCTCGCACGGCTTCGGGACCCCGGCACTGTGCGCGGCCGTCACGGCCCTTCAGAACTATCTGACCGAGGCTATCAAAGCCATGGACAAAATGTACCTCAACAACAACCCCAACAGTCACTCAGATAACGGCACTAAAGGCGGAGACAAAGACGAGAAGCACAGAAAGTGA
- the tmem14ca gene encoding transmembrane protein 14C isoform X1 gives MFLFLLLPQLVLCNSSVLQDSDSSLNISVPVSNMTVDWVGYGYAALIASGGAIGYVKAGSVPSLAAGLLFGGLAGLGAYQISNDPKNIWVSLATSGALTGVMGKRFYGSRKFMPAGLMAGASLVMVGKLSLALLQKPQES, from the exons atgtttttatttcttctgttgcCTCAGCTAGTTTTATGCAATAGCTCTGTGCTTCAGGACTCAGACAGCTCCTTGAACATTTCTGTACCT GTGTCCAACATGACTGTGGATTGGGTAGGTTATGGATACGCAGCTCTCATCGCTTCTGGAGGAGCCATTGGTTATGTGAAAGCAG GCAGTGTCCCATCCCTTGCTGCTGGTCTTCTCTTTGGCGGTCTCGCTGGTTTAGGTGCCTACCAAATCTCCAATGACCCCAAAAACATTTGGGTGTCCCTGG CGACATCTGGAGCTCTGACTGGAGTCATGGGAAAGAGGTTCTATGGATCCAGGAAGTTCATGCCAGCTGGCTTGATGGCTGGAGCAAG TCTTGTGATGGTGGGAAAGCTAAGTCTCGCATTGCTCCAGAAGCCCCAGGAGTCCTGA
- the tfap2a gene encoding transcription factor AP-2-alpha isoform X5 encodes MSIMGKMGEWQDRHDGTSNGTARLPQLGGVGQSPYTSAPPLSHTPNSDFQPPYFPPPYQPIYPQSQDPYSHVNDPYSLNSLHAQPQPQHPGWPGQRQSQESGLLHQHRSLPHQLCREYRREVLLPSGHGIDTGLSDSIPIHGIPHSLEDVQPVDDQGIHIPDQTVIKKGPVSLSKHNNISSIPVNKDGLFGGVVNPNEVFCSVPGRLSLLSSTSKYKVTVAEVQRRLSPPECLNASLLGGVLRRAKSKNGGRSLREKLDKIGLNLPAGRRKAANVTLLTSLVEGEAVHLARDFGYVCETEFPAKAVAEYVNRQHSDPNEQVQRKNMLLATKQVCKEFTDLLSQDRSPLGNSRPQPILEPGIQSCLTHFSLISHGFGTPALCAAVTALQNYLTEAIKAMDKMYLNNNPNSHSDNGTKGGDKDEKHRK; translated from the exons ATGTCAATTATGGGCAAAATGGGGGAATGGCAG GACCGTCACGACGGCACCAGCAATGGGACAGCCAGGCTACCTCAGCTGGGCGGCGTGGGCCAGAGTCCCTACACGAGCGCCCCTCCGCTCTCTCACACGCCAAACTCGGACTTCCAGCCCCCGTACTTCCCTCCACCATACCAGCCCATCTACCCGCAGTCTCAGGACCCTTACTCACACGTCAACGACCCGTACTCCCTCAACTCTCTGCACGCCCAGCCGCAGCCGCAGCACCCGGGCTGGCCGGGCCAGAGGCAAAGTCAGGAGAGCGGCCTGCTGCACCAGCACCGCAGCCTGCCCCACCAGCTGTGCCGGGAGTACCGCAGGGAAGTGCTGCTACCGTCCGGCCACGGCATCGACACGGGACTGTCAGACTCTATCCCTATCCATGGAATACCTCACTCTTTAGAAGACGTGCAG CCTGTTGATGATCAAGGAATCCACATTCCAGACCAGACTGTAATTAAAAAAG GTCCAGTGTCTTTATCCAAGCACAACAACATCTCCTCCATCCCCGTGAATAAGGACGGTCTTTTTGGAGGGGTGGTAAACCCCAACGAGGTTTTCTGCTCTGTTCCGGGTCGCCTGTCCCTCCTCAGCTCAACATCCAAGTACAAGGTCACGGTTGCAGAGGTGCAGAGACGCCTCTCGCCGCCCGAGTGCCTCAACGCCTCTCTGCTAGGCGGGGTGCTGAGGAG gGCCAAATCCAAAAACGGAGGAAGATCCTTAAGAGAGAAGCTAGATAAAATCGGTTTGAATCTACCTGCGGGAAGACGCAAGGCAGCCAACGTCACCTTGCTGACGTCACTAGTCGAAG gcGAAGCAGTCCATCTTGCCAGAGATTTCGGTTATGTATGTGAGACCGAGTTTCCAGCCAAGGCAGTAGCTGAATATGTAAACCGTCAGCACTCCGACCCGAACGAACAAgtccaaagaaaaaacatgctaTTGGCCACAAA gcaAGTGTGCAAAGAGTTCACAGACCTCCTTTCCCAGGACCGCTCGCCGCTGGGAAACTCACGGCCGCAGCCCATCCTCGAACCGGGAATCCAAAGCTGTTTGACCCACTTCAGTCTAATCTCGCACGGCTTCGGGACCCCGGCACTGTGCGCGGCCGTCACGGCCCTTCAGAACTATCTGACCGAGGCTATCAAAGCCATGGACAAAATGTACCTCAACAACAACCCCAACAGTCACTCAGATAACGGCACTAAAGGCGGAGACAAAGACGAGAAGCACAGAAAGTGA
- the tfap2a gene encoding transcription factor AP-2-alpha isoform X3, whose translation MLVHSFSAMDRHDGTSNGTARLPQLGGVGQSPYTSAPPLSHTPNSDFQPPYFPPPYQPIYPQSQDPYSHVNDPYSLNSLHAQPQPQHPGWPGQRQSQESGLLHQHRSLPHQLCREYRREVLLPSGHGIDTGLSDSIPIHGIPHSLEDVQVRKRLPAFDFPVDDQGIHIPDQTVIKKGPVSLSKHNNISSIPVNKDGLFGGVVNPNEVFCSVPGRLSLLSSTSKYKVTVAEVQRRLSPPECLNASLLGGVLRRAKSKNGGRSLREKLDKIGLNLPAGRRKAANVTLLTSLVEGEAVHLARDFGYVCETEFPAKAVAEYVNRQHSDPNEQVQRKNMLLATKQVCKEFTDLLSQDRSPLGNSRPQPILEPGIQSCLTHFSLISHGFGTPALCAAVTALQNYLTEAIKAMDKMYLNNNPNSHSDNGTKGGDKDEKHRK comes from the exons ATGTTAGTGCACAGTTTTTCCGCGATG GACCGTCACGACGGCACCAGCAATGGGACAGCCAGGCTACCTCAGCTGGGCGGCGTGGGCCAGAGTCCCTACACGAGCGCCCCTCCGCTCTCTCACACGCCAAACTCGGACTTCCAGCCCCCGTACTTCCCTCCACCATACCAGCCCATCTACCCGCAGTCTCAGGACCCTTACTCACACGTCAACGACCCGTACTCCCTCAACTCTCTGCACGCCCAGCCGCAGCCGCAGCACCCGGGCTGGCCGGGCCAGAGGCAAAGTCAGGAGAGCGGCCTGCTGCACCAGCACCGCAGCCTGCCCCACCAGCTGTGCCGGGAGTACCGCAGGGAAGTGCTGCTACCGTCCGGCCACGGCATCGACACGGGACTGTCAGACTCTATCCCTATCCATGGAATACCTCACTCTTTAGAAGACGTGCAGGTGAGGAAGCGTTTACCTGCCTTTGATTTT CCTGTTGATGATCAAGGAATCCACATTCCAGACCAGACTGTAATTAAAAAAG GTCCAGTGTCTTTATCCAAGCACAACAACATCTCCTCCATCCCCGTGAATAAGGACGGTCTTTTTGGAGGGGTGGTAAACCCCAACGAGGTTTTCTGCTCTGTTCCGGGTCGCCTGTCCCTCCTCAGCTCAACATCCAAGTACAAGGTCACGGTTGCAGAGGTGCAGAGACGCCTCTCGCCGCCCGAGTGCCTCAACGCCTCTCTGCTAGGCGGGGTGCTGAGGAG gGCCAAATCCAAAAACGGAGGAAGATCCTTAAGAGAGAAGCTAGATAAAATCGGTTTGAATCTACCTGCGGGAAGACGCAAGGCAGCCAACGTCACCTTGCTGACGTCACTAGTCGAAG gcGAAGCAGTCCATCTTGCCAGAGATTTCGGTTATGTATGTGAGACCGAGTTTCCAGCCAAGGCAGTAGCTGAATATGTAAACCGTCAGCACTCCGACCCGAACGAACAAgtccaaagaaaaaacatgctaTTGGCCACAAA gcaAGTGTGCAAAGAGTTCACAGACCTCCTTTCCCAGGACCGCTCGCCGCTGGGAAACTCACGGCCGCAGCCCATCCTCGAACCGGGAATCCAAAGCTGTTTGACCCACTTCAGTCTAATCTCGCACGGCTTCGGGACCCCGGCACTGTGCGCGGCCGTCACGGCCCTTCAGAACTATCTGACCGAGGCTATCAAAGCCATGGACAAAATGTACCTCAACAACAACCCCAACAGTCACTCAGATAACGGCACTAAAGGCGGAGACAAAGACGAGAAGCACAGAAAGTGA
- the tfap2a gene encoding transcription factor AP-2-alpha isoform X4 encodes MKMLWKLTDNIKYEDCEDRHDGTSNGTARLPQLGGVGQSPYTSAPPLSHTPNSDFQPPYFPPPYQPIYPQSQDPYSHVNDPYSLNSLHAQPQPQHPGWPGQRQSQESGLLHQHRSLPHQLCREYRREVLLPSGHGIDTGLSDSIPIHGIPHSLEDVQPVDDQGIHIPDQTVIKKGPVSLSKHNNISSIPVNKDGLFGGVVNPNEVFCSVPGRLSLLSSTSKYKVTVAEVQRRLSPPECLNASLLGGVLRRAKSKNGGRSLREKLDKIGLNLPAGRRKAANVTLLTSLVEGEAVHLARDFGYVCETEFPAKAVAEYVNRQHSDPNEQVQRKNMLLATKQVCKEFTDLLSQDRSPLGNSRPQPILEPGIQSCLTHFSLISHGFGTPALCAAVTALQNYLTEAIKAMDKMYLNNNPNSHSDNGTKGGDKDEKHRK; translated from the exons ATGAAAATGCTTTGGAAATTAACTgataacattaaatatgaagattGCGAG GACCGTCACGACGGCACCAGCAATGGGACAGCCAGGCTACCTCAGCTGGGCGGCGTGGGCCAGAGTCCCTACACGAGCGCCCCTCCGCTCTCTCACACGCCAAACTCGGACTTCCAGCCCCCGTACTTCCCTCCACCATACCAGCCCATCTACCCGCAGTCTCAGGACCCTTACTCACACGTCAACGACCCGTACTCCCTCAACTCTCTGCACGCCCAGCCGCAGCCGCAGCACCCGGGCTGGCCGGGCCAGAGGCAAAGTCAGGAGAGCGGCCTGCTGCACCAGCACCGCAGCCTGCCCCACCAGCTGTGCCGGGAGTACCGCAGGGAAGTGCTGCTACCGTCCGGCCACGGCATCGACACGGGACTGTCAGACTCTATCCCTATCCATGGAATACCTCACTCTTTAGAAGACGTGCAG CCTGTTGATGATCAAGGAATCCACATTCCAGACCAGACTGTAATTAAAAAAG GTCCAGTGTCTTTATCCAAGCACAACAACATCTCCTCCATCCCCGTGAATAAGGACGGTCTTTTTGGAGGGGTGGTAAACCCCAACGAGGTTTTCTGCTCTGTTCCGGGTCGCCTGTCCCTCCTCAGCTCAACATCCAAGTACAAGGTCACGGTTGCAGAGGTGCAGAGACGCCTCTCGCCGCCCGAGTGCCTCAACGCCTCTCTGCTAGGCGGGGTGCTGAGGAG gGCCAAATCCAAAAACGGAGGAAGATCCTTAAGAGAGAAGCTAGATAAAATCGGTTTGAATCTACCTGCGGGAAGACGCAAGGCAGCCAACGTCACCTTGCTGACGTCACTAGTCGAAG gcGAAGCAGTCCATCTTGCCAGAGATTTCGGTTATGTATGTGAGACCGAGTTTCCAGCCAAGGCAGTAGCTGAATATGTAAACCGTCAGCACTCCGACCCGAACGAACAAgtccaaagaaaaaacatgctaTTGGCCACAAA gcaAGTGTGCAAAGAGTTCACAGACCTCCTTTCCCAGGACCGCTCGCCGCTGGGAAACTCACGGCCGCAGCCCATCCTCGAACCGGGAATCCAAAGCTGTTTGACCCACTTCAGTCTAATCTCGCACGGCTTCGGGACCCCGGCACTGTGCGCGGCCGTCACGGCCCTTCAGAACTATCTGACCGAGGCTATCAAAGCCATGGACAAAATGTACCTCAACAACAACCCCAACAGTCACTCAGATAACGGCACTAAAGGCGGAGACAAAGACGAGAAGCACAGAAAGTGA
- the tfap2a gene encoding transcription factor AP-2-alpha isoform X6, translated as MLVHSFSAMDRHDGTSNGTARLPQLGGVGQSPYTSAPPLSHTPNSDFQPPYFPPPYQPIYPQSQDPYSHVNDPYSLNSLHAQPQPQHPGWPGQRQSQESGLLHQHRSLPHQLCREYRREVLLPSGHGIDTGLSDSIPIHGIPHSLEDVQPVDDQGIHIPDQTVIKKGPVSLSKHNNISSIPVNKDGLFGGVVNPNEVFCSVPGRLSLLSSTSKYKVTVAEVQRRLSPPECLNASLLGGVLRRAKSKNGGRSLREKLDKIGLNLPAGRRKAANVTLLTSLVEGEAVHLARDFGYVCETEFPAKAVAEYVNRQHSDPNEQVQRKNMLLATKQVCKEFTDLLSQDRSPLGNSRPQPILEPGIQSCLTHFSLISHGFGTPALCAAVTALQNYLTEAIKAMDKMYLNNNPNSHSDNGTKGGDKDEKHRK; from the exons ATGTTAGTGCACAGTTTTTCCGCGATG GACCGTCACGACGGCACCAGCAATGGGACAGCCAGGCTACCTCAGCTGGGCGGCGTGGGCCAGAGTCCCTACACGAGCGCCCCTCCGCTCTCTCACACGCCAAACTCGGACTTCCAGCCCCCGTACTTCCCTCCACCATACCAGCCCATCTACCCGCAGTCTCAGGACCCTTACTCACACGTCAACGACCCGTACTCCCTCAACTCTCTGCACGCCCAGCCGCAGCCGCAGCACCCGGGCTGGCCGGGCCAGAGGCAAAGTCAGGAGAGCGGCCTGCTGCACCAGCACCGCAGCCTGCCCCACCAGCTGTGCCGGGAGTACCGCAGGGAAGTGCTGCTACCGTCCGGCCACGGCATCGACACGGGACTGTCAGACTCTATCCCTATCCATGGAATACCTCACTCTTTAGAAGACGTGCAG CCTGTTGATGATCAAGGAATCCACATTCCAGACCAGACTGTAATTAAAAAAG GTCCAGTGTCTTTATCCAAGCACAACAACATCTCCTCCATCCCCGTGAATAAGGACGGTCTTTTTGGAGGGGTGGTAAACCCCAACGAGGTTTTCTGCTCTGTTCCGGGTCGCCTGTCCCTCCTCAGCTCAACATCCAAGTACAAGGTCACGGTTGCAGAGGTGCAGAGACGCCTCTCGCCGCCCGAGTGCCTCAACGCCTCTCTGCTAGGCGGGGTGCTGAGGAG gGCCAAATCCAAAAACGGAGGAAGATCCTTAAGAGAGAAGCTAGATAAAATCGGTTTGAATCTACCTGCGGGAAGACGCAAGGCAGCCAACGTCACCTTGCTGACGTCACTAGTCGAAG gcGAAGCAGTCCATCTTGCCAGAGATTTCGGTTATGTATGTGAGACCGAGTTTCCAGCCAAGGCAGTAGCTGAATATGTAAACCGTCAGCACTCCGACCCGAACGAACAAgtccaaagaaaaaacatgctaTTGGCCACAAA gcaAGTGTGCAAAGAGTTCACAGACCTCCTTTCCCAGGACCGCTCGCCGCTGGGAAACTCACGGCCGCAGCCCATCCTCGAACCGGGAATCCAAAGCTGTTTGACCCACTTCAGTCTAATCTCGCACGGCTTCGGGACCCCGGCACTGTGCGCGGCCGTCACGGCCCTTCAGAACTATCTGACCGAGGCTATCAAAGCCATGGACAAAATGTACCTCAACAACAACCCCAACAGTCACTCAGATAACGGCACTAAAGGCGGAGACAAAGACGAGAAGCACAGAAAGTGA